GGGCATAGATCTCTTCCCGATGAACTTTGACTTCCGGAGGCGCCTCGATGCCGAGCTTCACCTGCCCCGAGCGCACCTCGAGCACGGTGATCTTCACCGAATCCCCGATTCGGATGTTCTCGCCTAACTTCCGTGTTAGGACCAGCATCTTGAGACGTCCTCCGCTCCTCCACGACGGTGAGGCTCACCGCGTGACAGTCAGCGTATCGGCATGGCCTGCAAACGACTTGACGCCAGAATAGCGTGAGCCGTCGTCCATACCAAGTCCGGACTGCGACGCGCGACACCCGAGTCCCGCCCCCGGGGCGCCGTCGACTGCGGGGTTGACAGGGCCGCCCC
The window above is part of the Candidatus Sulfotelmatobacter sp. genome. Proteins encoded here:
- the csrA gene encoding carbon storage regulator CsrA, with translation MLVLTRKLGENIRIGDSVKITVLEVRSGQVKLGIEAPPEVKVHREEIYARIQEENRRAQRWKSEGGPEAPPREAGDKGHPNG